The DNA region CTTGCCTTAGTTGGAGATAGTGGTGGAGGTAAATCTTCACTTGTAAACTTAATAATTAGATTTTATGAAACAAATGAAGGAAGTATTACTTTTAATGATGATAATATAAAAGATATAAATATTGAATCTTTAAGAAATAGTGTTTCAATTGTGACGCAAAGAGTATATATTTTTAATGATACAATATGTGAAAATATTGCATATGGTCAAGAAATAGATGAAGAAAAAATAATAAAAGTATTAAAACAAGCTCATGCATATAATTTTGTATCTGAAATGGAAAATGGAATTCATACAAAACTAGATGAATTTGGAACAAATTTAAGTGGTGGACAAAGACAAAGAATTGCAATAGCTAGAGCTTTATATAAAAACCCTCAAATTCTAATTTTAGATGAAGCAACTTCTGCGCTTGATAATGAAAGTGAATCTATTATTTCTGAAGTAATTGATGAAATCAGTAAAGATAAAATTACATTTATTATTGCACACAGATTAAGTACAGTAAAACATGCTACAAATATAGCTGTATTTAAAAAAGGTGAAATAGTTTGTATAGGAAATGAAAAGCAACTTAAAAAAGATTGTGATGAGTATAAAAGACTACATAATCTAGCGAATATTTAACAACCTATTTTTAAATAGAGTTGTTAAAACAAGTTTTTAATATACTTTAGATAAAATAATAAAATTTATTAAAAGGCAAAGTATTGTTTAAGTATAAAAATTTAAAGAAAATATTATTTTTATTTCAACCAGAAACTGCCCATAATCTTGCAGAGATAGCACTTAGAGTATTACAAAAAATCACAATACTTAATAATTATATGACAAAAAGAAATTTTGTTGATAATGATAAACTAACTCAAGAGATATTTGGTGTAAAATTTTTAAACCCAGTTGGATTAGCAGCTGGATTTGACAAAAATTCAACAATGGTAAAGGCTATGCCAGCTTTAGGTTTTGGATTTACAGAGATTGGAACAATGACACCAAGACCACAAGATGGAAATCCTAAACCTAGAATGTTTAGATACCCTTCAAAAAATTCTGTTCAAAATGCAATGGGATTTAATAATGAAGGTGCACATACAGTTTGGAAAAATTTAAATAAAGTTTATCCAAATGTTTTACCAATTGGTGTAAATATTGGCAAAAATAAAACAACACCAAAAGAGTATGCATTAAGTGATTATAAAACTCTTATCAAAAAATTTAAAAATACAGCAGATTATTTAGCAATAAATATCTCAAGCCCAAATACACCAAATCTTAGAGATTTACAAAATGAAGATTTTATTACATCTTTATTTCAAATGGCAAAAGAGATAACAGATAAACCAATTTTATTAAAAATTGCTCCTGATATGAATGCACAAGCTGCTATACAGTTATGTAAAACAGCAGTAAATGCAGGAGCTGCTGGTATTATTGCAACAAATACAACAATTGATTATAACTTAATTCCAGGGTGTAAAGACTTCGGAGGATTAAGTGGAGAAGTATTAACTGAAAAATCTTATGAGTTATTTAAAGAAATTGCTAAAGAATTATATGGTAAAACAGTGCTTATTTCAGTAGGTGGAATAAGTAATGCTCAAGAAGCATATAGAAGAATCAAAGCTGGTGCTAGTTTAGTACAAGCATATACAGGAATGATTTTTGAAGGACCTTCTATGGTAAAAAACATAAATGAAGGTTTAATTGAATTAATGAAAAAAGATGGATATAACAATATCAGTGAAGCAATTGGAGCTGATTTAAAAAATTAAAGGTGAAAAACTATGTTTTTTATAAAAATTTTAAAAAGAGTTAAATATCTTTTATTTTTCACTATTTTTGTGGGGGAACTTATGAGTAGTAGCAGTCTACCAAAATATTATACT from Malaciobacter molluscorum LMG 25693 includes:
- a CDS encoding quinone-dependent dihydroorotate dehydrogenase, which encodes MFKYKNLKKILFLFQPETAHNLAEIALRVLQKITILNNYMTKRNFVDNDKLTQEIFGVKFLNPVGLAAGFDKNSTMVKAMPALGFGFTEIGTMTPRPQDGNPKPRMFRYPSKNSVQNAMGFNNEGAHTVWKNLNKVYPNVLPIGVNIGKNKTTPKEYALSDYKTLIKKFKNTADYLAINISSPNTPNLRDLQNEDFITSLFQMAKEITDKPILLKIAPDMNAQAAIQLCKTAVNAGAAGIIATNTTIDYNLIPGCKDFGGLSGEVLTEKSYELFKEIAKELYGKTVLISVGGISNAQEAYRRIKAGASLVQAYTGMIFEGPSMVKNINEGLIELMKKDGYNNISEAIGADLKN